From the genome of uncultured Methanobacterium sp.:
TCTGTTAAAAAAATCAATAGTAGTGAATCCTAATTTTGCTATTGTCTGAAACTTGTTTAAGTTGAGTAAATTTATTGACAATTAATTATAAAATAAATTATAATAATAATCAAAAGGTTATAGAATCAAAAAGGGGTTTTATTATGCTACCACTGGTTACCATTTACAATGCAGTGAGTTTAGACGGGAGAATAGCAGGTTTTATTGCTGATGTGGAGCTTTATTATGAGTTAGCTTCTAAGTGGAATGTGGATGCAGTTTTAATGGGCAGCAGCACCGTACTAACTGGATTTGGTGTCAAACCCGGAGAAACACTTCCAGAATCTGAGGATGCCTTCCAACCAAGGGTGAGGGATCCTGAGGATGATAAGCCTTTACTGGTGGTTCCGGATAGCCGAGGACAGATTCGCATCTGGATTGAATTACTTAAAATGCCCTACATCAAGGATATTCTGGTGTTATGCAGCCGATCTACTCCTCAAGAGTACCTGGACTTCTTAGATGAACGTTACATTGATTATCTGGTGGTGGGATACCAGCACGTGGATCTGGAAAATGCCATGGAAGAACTTATCACCAAATTTGGGGTTAAGAAGGTAAGAGTCGATAGTGGTGGTGTTTTAAATGGAATATTGCTCCGGAAGGGTTTGGTGGATGAATTACACCTCTTGTTACACCCTGAACTGGTGGGTGGAACTGTAATCAATTCTATTTTTCAGGAATCCGATTTGGATGGGGGAGAGACTCCCATCAAATTATCCCTGGAGGGTGTGGAGAAAATTAAGGATGATATCATATATCTCCGGTACAGAATCTTCAATGGGATGTTTAAATGATGGTTACTGAATCTTCAGTGGATTGTTTAGATGATGTATAGAATTTTAGGTGGATTGTAAACATTAATACGAGTAAAATTGGATGTAAATAATTAGTAAAAAGTATGGGTACTAAAATGCTTTCTTTAATACAAAAAGACGATTTAAATGCGTATCTGGAACTTTCAGAAGTGGTGGATTACAATAATCCCCAAATCCAATTGAAAGCTAGGGAACTGGCGCAGGGTCTGGAACAGGTTGAAATGGCAAAAACTATTTATCACTTTGTAAGGGATGAAATTGGCCATTCCCTGGATATTGGGAGTGATGAAGTGACCTGCCGGGCATCAGATGTTTTAAAAAAAGGCCATGGCTTATGTTTTTCAAAATCAAATTTATTAGCTGCATTTTTAAGATTCGTGGAGATCCCCACTGGATTCTG
Proteins encoded in this window:
- a CDS encoding dihydrofolate reductase family protein → MLPLVTIYNAVSLDGRIAGFIADVELYYELASKWNVDAVLMGSSTVLTGFGVKPGETLPESEDAFQPRVRDPEDDKPLLVVPDSRGQIRIWIELLKMPYIKDILVLCSRSTPQEYLDFLDERYIDYLVVGYQHVDLENAMEELITKFGVKKVRVDSGGVLNGILLRKGLVDELHLLLHPELVGGTVINSIFQESDLDGGETPIKLSLEGVEKIKDDIIYLRYRIFNGMFK
- a CDS encoding transglutaminase-like domain-containing protein, with protein sequence MLSLIQKDDLNAYLELSEVVDYNNPQIQLKARELAQGLEQVEMAKTIYHFVRDEIGHSLDIGSDEVTCRASDVLKKGHGLCFSKSNLLAAFLRFVEIPTGFCYQTLTHEDVFVLHGLNVVYLTGKWFRLDARGNRDDVDAQFSMDKEKLAFSTLEEGEVDYPYIFSKPDKRVVNVLSTLGSVDEVMNTIPTTL